Within the Amycolatopsis camponoti genome, the region CCGCGATCAAGCTCGGCGCCGTGATCATCCCGGCGTCCACCCTGCTCGGGCCGGCCGACCTGGCCGACCGCGTGGAGCGCGGCGCGGCCAAGCACGTCGTGGTCCGGTCCGTCGACGCGCCGAAGTTCGCCGGCGTCGAAGGCGACTACACGCGGATCGCGGTGGGGGAGCCGGTCGAGGGCTGGCAGCCGTACTCGGCCGCGTTCGCGCAGTCGCCGGAGTACGCGCCGGACGGCCCGACGAAGGCCGCCGACCCGCTGCTGCTCTACTTCACCTCCGGCACGACAGCGAAGCCGAAGCTGGTGCAGCACACGCACGTCTCGTACCCGGTGGGCCACCTGTCCACGATGTACTGGATCGGGCTGGAGCCGGGCGACGTCCACCTGAACATCTCCTCGCCCGGCTGGGCGAAGCACGCGTGGAGCAACTTCTTCGCCCCGTTCAACGCCGAGGCGACGGTGTTCCTCTACAACTACAACCGCTTCGACGCGAACGCGCTGATGGCCCAGATGGACCGCTGCGGCGTCACGAGCTTCTGCGCGCCGCCGACGGTCTGGCGGATGCTCATCCAGGCCGACCTCACGGCACTGAAGACCCCGCCGAAGAAGGTCGTCGGCGCGGGGGAGCCGCTCAACCCCGAGGTGATCGAGCAGGTCCGGAAGTCGTGGGGCGTCACCATCCGCGACGGCTTCGGCCAGACCGAAAGCAGCGTCCAGATCGCGAACACCCCCGGCCAGGACGTCGTGCCCGGCTCGATGGGCCGCCCGCTGCCCGGGTTCGTGGTGGCGCTGGTCGACCCGGTCAGCGGCGAGCGGGCGTCGGAGGGCGAGATCTGCCTCGACCTCGCCCACCGCCCGGTGGGCCTCATGACCGGGTACGCGGACGACGACGAGCGCACGGCGGCGGCGTTCGCCGGCGGCTACTACCACACCGGGGACGTCGGTTCGATCGACGAACGCGGCTACATCACCTACGTCGGGCGCACGGACGACGTCTTCAAGGCGTCGGACTACCGGATCTCGCCCTTCGAGCTGGAGAGCGTCCTGATCGAGCACGAGGCCGTGGCGGAGGCGGCGGTCGTCCCGGCCCCCGACCCGATCCGGCTCGCGGTGCCCAAGGCGTACGTCGTGCTGGCCCCGGGGCACGAGCCGACCGCGGAGACGGCGAAGGCGATCCTGGCGTACTGCCGCGAGCACCTGGCGCCGTACAAGCGGATCCGGCGGCTCGAGTTCGCGGAGCTGCCGAAGACGATCTCGGGCAAGATCCGCCGCGTCGAGCTGCGCGGCCGTGAGAGCGACCCGAAGCGCGCGGAGGGGACCGAGTACCGCGAAGAGGACTTCCCCGACCTCAAGTCCTGACGCCGGGGGTCGTGAGTGGGAAACAGTGTTCTAGCCCTGTTTCCCACTCACGACCAGCCGCGGCGGACCGCTCAGGCGCGGGTGCCCTCGACCTGGCGGCCGTCCTCGGTCGAGCACGCCGTCACCGGGTCGTTCGGGCCGCTGCCGCATGTCCACTCGTCGAGGACGACCGGCCCCGGGCCGTCGGCCGACGCCGCCTCGGCCGGGGTCAGCTTCGCGAAGTAGTCCGTCAGCAGCTTCGTCGCGGCGGCGCAGTCGACCTGGCCGTGCGCCACGACGGCCGTCTTCGCGCCGCCCGTGCCGGTGACGTCGCCGCACGGCACGCCCGGTGCCGTCGACCCGGCCGCCGCGGCCGCGGCGGGGACGGGAGCGGGCTCGGCGGAGGACGGCGCCGCGGGCGCCGGGTCGCCGCCGCAGCCGGCCAGCACGGCGGACGCGGCGACGAGCAGCAGGGGGTACGCGAATGTCTTCATGGGCCCTTCAGGAGCGGAAACGGATCGGGAGGGGTCACTCGGACGGCACGACGGCGGCGAAGACCGTCTGCTCGCCCTTCGTGCAGGTGGTGCCGCCTTGCGCGGCCGGCGGTCCGGACGTGCACAGCCAGCCGTCGACGGTCTCGTTCACCGCGTCGTTCGAGCCGGCACCCTGGCGCCCGGCGATCTTGCGGTGGAAGTCGCCGACGAGCTTCGTCGCCGCGACGCAGCTGACGCCGGCGGAGCCGCTGTCGAACACGTAGAGCGTCAGCCCGCTGGCCGCGGTCACGGTGCCGCACGCCCCGGGCACCGTCGGCGGCGCCCCGGACGGCTTCGAAGCCGGCGGGGGCGCGGACGGGCTGCCCTCGGCGGGCGGCGGGGGAGGCGTGCCGGTGGACGACGGCGCGGACGAGGTGGTCGCCGGGGACGAAGCCGGCGGCGGTGCCTGAGCGGCCGGCTCGCCGGAGCAGGCCGCGAGCGCGGGCACGGCGAGGCAGGCGGCGAGCAACGGCCGCCACGTCCTCGTGGTGGTCGGGTGGGACACCGCGATCTTTCCTCCCCCGGTCGGGCCGGCCCGGTCATCCTGGCCCATCCGGGCCGGGGACCCGTGGACCGACTCGCCCACAGGTGTGCCGCAGATTACTCCAGCCGGGTGGCGGCCCGGCGCGGTGGCCACCGAAAGACCGTCCACAATGGACGGTTAACATTCCGTTCACGCTCCGAAACCTCACGCTGTCATCAAGAATCGATCGGTCTAATTCGGGCCGAGGCGGTTAACATCCCGGCCCCGCGAGCCGAAGATCTTGGTGGAGGCCGAAGAGCTTCCCGTCCCCGATACCCGTACCGAGCCCGTGAGAGCGATGAACGCCGACGCTGCGACCAGCCCCGAAACCAGCACCGACGAGACCGCCGGCCCGTCCGGCCCCCCGACCGTCCCCAGCACCGTCGTCTGGTGCGGCGGACGGCCCTACGTCCTCGAGGCGCGGCCCGGCCGCGCCCGCTGGATGGGCACCGACTACCGGGGCCGCCCCGAGGCGCTGAGCAGCGCCGAACTGCAGCGACGCGGCTGGAGCCGCCGCCGCGCGTGCTGACTACGCTGGCCGGGTGAGCACAGCCGCACCCGAACCGGCCGCGCAGGCGAGCGCCGCCGAGCCGTCCCTGCTGAGGCAGGCCTTCAACGTCCCCAACATGCTGTCGCTGCTCCGGCTCGCCGGCGTGCCGGTGTTCCTGTGGCTGCTGCTGGGCCCGGAGGAGGACGGCTGGGCGCTCGCGCTGCTGGTCTTCAGCGCGCTGACCGACTGGCTCGACGGCAAGCTGGCCCGCTGGCTCAACCAGATGTCCCGGCTGGGCCAGCTGCTCGACCCGGCGGCCGACCGGCTCTACATCCTCGCCACGCTCATCGCGTTCCTGGTCCGCGAGATCATCCCGTGGTGGGTCGTGGTCCCGCTCCTGGTGCGCGAAGCCGTGCTCGGCGTCTGCGTCCTGACGCTGCGCCGCCGCGGCTTCGCACCACCGGAGGTCACCTACATCGGCAAGGGCGCGACCTTCGTGCTGATGTACGCGTTCCCGTTCCTGCTGCTCGCGCAGGGTGGCTCCGACGTCGCCGCGGTCGCCCGTCCGATCGGCTACGCGTTCACGATCTGGGGCGGCGTCCTCTACGTCTGGTCCGGCGTCTTGTACGTCGTCCAGGCGCGTAACGCCCTGCGTGGCGCGCGCGACGACTGAGCGCGACGGGTTTTCCCCGGGCCGTGCCCGGCGCTGCGCCGTGTGGGTGTAAGACTTCGCCCAGCACGTTTTCGCCAGTGAGGGCATGAAAGGGGACCGGCGGTGTCCGCTCCTGAAGAGCTTCGCTACACCGAGGAACACGAGTGGGTCGCCACCCGCGGCGAGGACACCCTCGTCCGCATCGGCATCACCGAGTACGCGCAGGACCAGCTCGGCGACGTCGTGTTCGTCGACCTGCCGGAGGTCGGCCGCCAGGTGAGCGCGGGCGACGTCTTCGGCGAGGTCGAGTCGACGAAGAGCGTGTCCGAGCTGTTCGCGCCGGTCGACGGCGAGATCGTCTCGATCAACGACGCCGTCGCCGACTCGCCCGAGCTGATCAACAGCGACCCCTACGGCGAGGGCTGGCTGATCGAGATCCGGCTCGACGACCCCGCGGGGCTCGAAGCCCTGCTCGAAGCCGAGGCCTACGACGCCCTGACCAAGGGCTGAACCCGGCCGGACCGGCACTGCGCCGGTTCGGGGAGCCGGGGCTCGGAGAATCGATCAGGCACGGTACGTTGGCAGCTACACGTTCTTGAGTACTAGGCAACACAGCATGTGTGGAGGAGAGCTCAGGTGAGCACGAACGACGGGCCCGGCGGCGTTCCCCCGGAGCAGTCTCCGGAGCGGACCTCTGTCTTCCGGGCCGACTTCCTGGCCGAAGTCGAAGGCCACGAGCCCGCCCCCGCCGCGGAGGCGCCGGTCCAGGGTGTCGACGCGCTGCCGGCGGGGTCGGCGCTGCTGGTCGTGAAGCGCGGGCCCAACGCGGGTTCGCGGTTCCTGCTCGACCGCGACACCACCAGCGCCGGTCGGCACCCGGACAGCGACATCTTCCTGGACGACGTCACGGTCTCCCGCCGGCACGCCGAGTTCCGGCGTGAGGGCGGCGAGTTCGTCGTCATCGACGTCGGCAGCCTCAACGGCACCTACGTCAACCGCGAGCCGGTCGACCAGGCCGTCCTCGCGGGGGGCGACGAGGTGCAGATCGGGAAGTTCCGCCTGGTCTTCCTGACCGGCCCGGGTCACGGGGGCCAGGGGGCGCAGTGACGGCGGCCGGGCGGCCACAGAACCACGGACTGAGCATCGGGGCCGTCCTGGCGCAGCTGCGCCAGGACTTCCCCGATGTCA harbors:
- the gcvH gene encoding glycine cleavage system protein GcvH, producing the protein MSAPEELRYTEEHEWVATRGEDTLVRIGITEYAQDQLGDVVFVDLPEVGRQVSAGDVFGEVESTKSVSELFAPVDGEIVSINDAVADSPELINSDPYGEGWLIEIRLDDPAGLEALLEAEAYDALTKG
- a CDS encoding CDP-alcohol phosphatidyltransferase family protein, which encodes MSTAAPEPAAQASAAEPSLLRQAFNVPNMLSLLRLAGVPVFLWLLLGPEEDGWALALLVFSALTDWLDGKLARWLNQMSRLGQLLDPAADRLYILATLIAFLVREIIPWWVVVPLLVREAVLGVCVLTLRRRGFAPPEVTYIGKGATFVLMYAFPFLLLAQGGSDVAAVARPIGYAFTIWGGVLYVWSGVLYVVQARNALRGARDD
- a CDS encoding AMP-binding protein, which translates into the protein MSASEVHHAFRVARDYLQTHREDYDTAYRDFAWPELDEFNWAIDWFDVVAHDPDNAERYALWIVEEDGTENRWTYPELSGRSNQVANWLRSLGVRRGDRLILMLGNQGELWETILAAIKLGAVIIPASTLLGPADLADRVERGAAKHVVVRSVDAPKFAGVEGDYTRIAVGEPVEGWQPYSAAFAQSPEYAPDGPTKAADPLLLYFTSGTTAKPKLVQHTHVSYPVGHLSTMYWIGLEPGDVHLNISSPGWAKHAWSNFFAPFNAEATVFLYNYNRFDANALMAQMDRCGVTSFCAPPTVWRMLIQADLTALKTPPKKVVGAGEPLNPEVIEQVRKSWGVTIRDGFGQTESSVQIANTPGQDVVPGSMGRPLPGFVVALVDPVSGERASEGEICLDLAHRPVGLMTGYADDDERTAAAFAGGYYHTGDVGSIDERGYITYVGRTDDVFKASDYRISPFELESVLIEHEAVAEAAVVPAPDPIRLAVPKAYVVLAPGHEPTAETAKAILAYCREHLAPYKRIRRLEFAELPKTISGKIRRVELRGRESDPKRAEGTEYREEDFPDLKS
- the garA gene encoding glycogen accumulation regulator GarA — protein: MSTNDGPGGVPPEQSPERTSVFRADFLAEVEGHEPAPAAEAPVQGVDALPAGSALLVVKRGPNAGSRFLLDRDTTSAGRHPDSDIFLDDVTVSRRHAEFRREGGEFVVIDVGSLNGTYVNREPVDQAVLAGGDEVQIGKFRLVFLTGPGHGGQGAQ